From a single Hevea brasiliensis isolate MT/VB/25A 57/8 unplaced genomic scaffold, ASM3005281v1 Scaf1, whole genome shotgun sequence genomic region:
- the LOC110633992 gene encoding protein DETOXIFICATION 16 isoform X1, with product MNVLSSFLKFEFLIAVNKKGENSITKYLRENWKNIWIHKKTIIIMEREEVDSPLVGAREEDEEKMGVSRKEIVEEVKKQLWLAGPLVAVSLLQFCLQMISVMFVGHLGELSLAGASMATSFATVTGFSLLLGMASALDTFSGQSYGAKQYHMLGIHMQKAMFVLLLVSIPLALIWACTRPILIAFGQDEAISEEAGTYACFMIPSLFAYGLLQCLNKFLQTQNIVFPMMICSGITALLHILVCWILVFKSGLESMGAALANSISYWINVLLLALYVKFSPSCAKTWAGFSKEALQNILSFVKLAIPSAVMVCLEMWSFEMMVLIAGLLPDPELQTSVLSISLNTAATVWMIPYGLSGAVSTRVSNELGAGHPHLARLAVSIVVLMAIIEGILVGSILIAIRRIWGYAYSNEIQVVKYVATMMPIVAISNFLDGLQCVLSGIARGCGWQKIGAFINLGSYYLVGIPSAILFAFVLDISGKGLWLGIICALVVQVLCLLTITIRSNWEHEANKATERVYNAMSAVDMTS from the exons ATGAATGTTTTATCTTCTTTTCTAAAATTCGAGTTCTTGATAGCTGTTAACAAGAAGGGAGAAAATTCGATCACAAAATATCTGAGAGAGAATTGGAAAAATATTTGGATTCATAAGAAAACAATCATAATAATGGAGAGAGAAGAAGTAGATTCGCCATTGGTTGGAgctagagaagaagatgaagaaaaaatGGGTGTGAGCAGAAAGGAAATAGTTGAGGAAGTAAAGAAGCAACTATGGCTAGCCGGACCTCTAGTAGCTGTGAGTCTATTGCAGTTTTGCTTACAGATGATATCAGTGATGTTTGTGGGTCATCTTGGTGAGTTAAGCCTCGCCGGTGCTTCAATGGCCACCTCCTTCGCCACTGTCACCGGTTTTAGCTTGCTG TTGGGAATGGCCAGTGCACTCGATACATTCTCTGGGCAATCATATGGAGCAAAGCAATATCATATGCTGGGCATACACATGCAGAAAGCCATGTTTGTTCTTCTACTAGTTAGCATACCACTTGCTCTCATCTGGGCTTGCACGAGACCTATTCTAATTGCTTTTGGCCAAGATGAAGCCATATCAGAGGAAGCTGGAACATACGCTTGTTTCATGATCCCTAGCCTATTCGCATATGGCCTGCTTCAATGCCTTAATAAATTCCTACAGACTCAGAATATCGTATTCCCAATGATGATATGCTCAG GAATTACGGCCTTGCTTCACATCCTGGTGTGCTGGATTCTAGTATTCAAATCCGGGCTTGAAAGTATGGGAGCTGCTTTGGCAAATTCAATCTCTTATTGGATCAATGTATTGTTGTTGGCTCTTTATGTCAAATTCTCTCCTTCCTGTGCAAAAACTTGGGCAGGCTTCTCAAAGGAAGCCTTACAAAATATCCTTAGTTTCGTGAAGCTTGCAATCCCTTCGGCTGTTATGGTTTG TTTGGAAATGTGGTCATTTGAAATGATGGTTCTTATAGCCGGTCTTCTTCCTGATCCAGAGTTACAAACATCAGTGCTTTCTATTag CCTTAATACAGCAGCAACAGTTTGGATGATCCCCTATGGACTTAGTGGAGCTGTGAG CACTCGGGTCTCAAATGAACTAGGAGCAGGGCATCCTCACCTTGCACGTTTAGCAGTTTCCATTGTCGTCTTAATGGCCATTATAGAAGGCATTTTGGTTGGATCAATCTTGATAGCCATACGCAGAATTTGGGGTTATGCTTATAGTAATGAAATACAGGTGGTCAAATATGTGGCAACGATGATGCCTATTGTTGCAATATCCAACTTCTTAGATGGACTCCAATGTGTTCTTTCAG GCATTGCAAGAGGATGTGGGTGGCAGAAGATTGGTGCATTTATTAATCTTGGATCTTATTATTTAGTTGGAATTCCGTCAGCAATTTTATTTGCTTTTGTCCTTGACATTAGTGGAAAG GGTCTCTGGCTTGGGATCATATGTGCACTCGTTGTGCAAGTGTTGTGTCTTTTAACTATTACCATTCGCTCAAATTGGGAGCATGAG
- the LOC110633992 gene encoding protein DETOXIFICATION 16 isoform X2: MNVLSSFLKFEFLIAVNKKGENSITKYLRENWKNIWIHKKTIIIMEREEVDSPLVGAREEDEEKMGVSRKEIVEEVKKQLWLAGPLVAVSLLQFCLQMISVMFVGHLGELSLAGASMATSFATVTGFSLLLGMASALDTFSGQSYGAKQYHMLGIHMQKAMFVLLLVSIPLALIWACTRPILIAFGQDEAISEEAGTYACFMIPSLFAYGLLQCLNKFLQTQNIVFPMMICSGITALLHILVCWILVFKSGLESMGAALANSISYWINVLLLALYVKFSPSCAKTWAGFSKEALQNILSFVKLAIPSAVMVCLEMWSFEMMVLIAGLLPDPELQTSVLSISLNTAATVWMIPYGLSGAVSTRVSNELGAGHPHLARLAVSIVVLMAIIEGILVGSILIAIRRIWGYAYSNEIQVVKYVATMMPIVAISNFLDGLQCVLSGIARGCGWQKIGAFINLGSYYLVGIPSAILFAFVLDISGKANKATERVYNAMSAVDMTS, encoded by the exons ATGAATGTTTTATCTTCTTTTCTAAAATTCGAGTTCTTGATAGCTGTTAACAAGAAGGGAGAAAATTCGATCACAAAATATCTGAGAGAGAATTGGAAAAATATTTGGATTCATAAGAAAACAATCATAATAATGGAGAGAGAAGAAGTAGATTCGCCATTGGTTGGAgctagagaagaagatgaagaaaaaatGGGTGTGAGCAGAAAGGAAATAGTTGAGGAAGTAAAGAAGCAACTATGGCTAGCCGGACCTCTAGTAGCTGTGAGTCTATTGCAGTTTTGCTTACAGATGATATCAGTGATGTTTGTGGGTCATCTTGGTGAGTTAAGCCTCGCCGGTGCTTCAATGGCCACCTCCTTCGCCACTGTCACCGGTTTTAGCTTGCTG TTGGGAATGGCCAGTGCACTCGATACATTCTCTGGGCAATCATATGGAGCAAAGCAATATCATATGCTGGGCATACACATGCAGAAAGCCATGTTTGTTCTTCTACTAGTTAGCATACCACTTGCTCTCATCTGGGCTTGCACGAGACCTATTCTAATTGCTTTTGGCCAAGATGAAGCCATATCAGAGGAAGCTGGAACATACGCTTGTTTCATGATCCCTAGCCTATTCGCATATGGCCTGCTTCAATGCCTTAATAAATTCCTACAGACTCAGAATATCGTATTCCCAATGATGATATGCTCAG GAATTACGGCCTTGCTTCACATCCTGGTGTGCTGGATTCTAGTATTCAAATCCGGGCTTGAAAGTATGGGAGCTGCTTTGGCAAATTCAATCTCTTATTGGATCAATGTATTGTTGTTGGCTCTTTATGTCAAATTCTCTCCTTCCTGTGCAAAAACTTGGGCAGGCTTCTCAAAGGAAGCCTTACAAAATATCCTTAGTTTCGTGAAGCTTGCAATCCCTTCGGCTGTTATGGTTTG TTTGGAAATGTGGTCATTTGAAATGATGGTTCTTATAGCCGGTCTTCTTCCTGATCCAGAGTTACAAACATCAGTGCTTTCTATTag CCTTAATACAGCAGCAACAGTTTGGATGATCCCCTATGGACTTAGTGGAGCTGTGAG CACTCGGGTCTCAAATGAACTAGGAGCAGGGCATCCTCACCTTGCACGTTTAGCAGTTTCCATTGTCGTCTTAATGGCCATTATAGAAGGCATTTTGGTTGGATCAATCTTGATAGCCATACGCAGAATTTGGGGTTATGCTTATAGTAATGAAATACAGGTGGTCAAATATGTGGCAACGATGATGCCTATTGTTGCAATATCCAACTTCTTAGATGGACTCCAATGTGTTCTTTCAG GCATTGCAAGAGGATGTGGGTGGCAGAAGATTGGTGCATTTATTAATCTTGGATCTTATTATTTAGTTGGAATTCCGTCAGCAATTTTATTTGCTTTTGTCCTTGACATTAGTGGAAAG